One window from the genome of Variovorax sp. PAMC26660 encodes:
- a CDS encoding amidase, whose translation METPLYALSAVQLLAHYRARTLSPVDVTKAVLARIERWEPSIHATYGLDAEAALASAKASEARWAQGAPQGDLDGVPVTLKENIATRGTPSPIGSAATVLSPAAADAPAAARLREAGVVIVTKTTMPDFGFLGAAPSSFHALTRNPWDLSKNTGGSSSGAGAAAAAGYGPLHLGTDIGGSVRIPANFCGVFGLKPSQGRIPVDPPAAARVIGPMTRTVADAALLMKVVSRPDPRDYMSLPAQDIAWESLSRDVRGLRIGLWTDTTGGWPIDPEVKEAVLAAARVFEQAGAIVEPLPDWTTLDMRMGMAHFFTMRCRVDLAAMPIERAKLAADYIHAAGEFAGSLTPEETFRAFTRMQALRAATVAATQPYDYVLSPVSPVLPFAAEAINSGPENPLKDSHFTSVFNQSEQPAASINCGYSKSGLPIGLQIAGRRFDDLGVLQMASFYESVRPAQAQWPEPA comes from the coding sequence ATGGAAACACCCCTGTACGCACTCAGCGCCGTTCAACTGCTGGCGCACTATCGCGCCCGCACGCTCTCTCCCGTCGACGTGACGAAAGCTGTGCTGGCACGCATCGAGCGTTGGGAGCCGAGCATCCACGCCACCTACGGGCTGGATGCCGAAGCCGCCTTGGCCTCGGCCAAGGCCTCCGAGGCACGATGGGCCCAAGGCGCGCCGCAAGGCGACCTCGACGGCGTGCCGGTCACGCTCAAGGAAAACATCGCCACGCGCGGCACGCCGTCTCCGATCGGCAGCGCCGCCACGGTGCTGTCGCCTGCCGCGGCGGACGCACCTGCTGCCGCGCGCCTGCGCGAAGCGGGCGTGGTCATCGTCACCAAGACCACGATGCCGGACTTCGGTTTTCTGGGCGCGGCGCCATCGAGCTTTCATGCGCTCACGCGCAACCCCTGGGACCTGAGCAAGAACACGGGCGGCTCCAGCTCCGGTGCCGGCGCTGCTGCCGCTGCGGGCTACGGCCCCTTGCACCTGGGCACCGACATCGGCGGTTCGGTGCGCATTCCCGCCAACTTCTGCGGCGTGTTCGGGCTCAAGCCCAGCCAGGGGCGCATTCCGGTCGATCCACCGGCGGCAGCCCGCGTGATCGGCCCCATGACGCGCACGGTCGCCGACGCCGCGCTGCTGATGAAAGTCGTGTCACGCCCCGATCCGCGCGACTACATGAGCCTGCCGGCACAAGACATTGCATGGGAAAGCCTGAGCCGCGACGTGCGCGGCCTGCGCATCGGCCTGTGGACCGACACCACGGGCGGCTGGCCGATCGATCCCGAAGTGAAAGAAGCCGTGCTGGCTGCGGCACGCGTCTTCGAGCAGGCCGGCGCCATCGTGGAGCCGCTGCCCGACTGGACCACGCTGGACATGCGCATGGGCATGGCGCATTTCTTCACCATGCGTTGCCGCGTCGACCTGGCGGCCATGCCGATCGAGCGCGCCAAGCTGGCGGCCGACTACATCCATGCCGCAGGCGAGTTCGCGGGTTCGCTCACGCCCGAAGAAACCTTCCGTGCCTTCACGCGCATGCAGGCGCTGCGCGCGGCGACCGTGGCCGCCACGCAGCCCTACGACTACGTGCTGTCGCCCGTGTCGCCGGTGCTGCCGTTCGCGGCGGAAGCCATCAACAGCGGCCCCGAGAACCCGCTGAAGGACTCGCACTTCACCTCGGTGTTCAACCAGTCGGAGCAGCCCGCGGCGTCGATCAACTGCGGCTACTCAAAGAGTGGCCTGCCCATCGGCCTGCAGATTGCAGGTCGCCGGTTCGACGACCTGGGTGTGCTGCAGATGGCTTCGTTCTACGAATCGGTGCGGCCGGCGCAGGCACAGTGGCCGGAGC